Within Desulfobacter sp., the genomic segment CCGTGGAATACCCGTAGCCCCCAAAGAGCTGGAGGGCCGTGTCCGTGACCTCCTTGACCATCTCATTGGCATAGCATTTGCCCATGGAGGCCTCATAGACCGAGGGCAGGCCCTGGCCGGCACCCGAGGCGGCCCTGTAGACCAGAAGCTTTGCCGCATCCAGCTTCATGGCCATGTCGGCCATGGCGAACTGGGTGTTCTGGAATTCACAGATGGGCCGATCGAAGGCCTTTCTCTCCATGGCGTATCTTTGGGCCTCCTCAAAGGCGGCCCCGGCAATCCCAAGACACATGGCCGCATTGCCGCAGCGCTCAATGTCAAAGGCCAGCATGAGCTGTCCGAAATCCCCGGCCTTGACCACCAGGTTCTCTCTGGGCACCTTGACCTTGTCAAAATAAAGGGCGCAGGAGGGCATGCCCCTAAGGCCCAGGAATGTTTCCTGGGGACCGAAGGAAAACCCCTCCGACCCTTTTTCCACCAGAAGCGCGCCGATGCCCTTGTAGCCCCGGACACCGTTGAACCGGGTGTAGACCAGGTAGTGGCTGGCCAGCCCTCCGCCGGTGATGAAGACCTTGGTGCCGGTAAGCTCGAAATACCCTCCCCTGTCCTCGGCATTGGTGGAAAGATTGGTCAAATCCGATCCGGCCTCGGGCTCTGTCATGCAGACGGAAACACTCAGATCCCCGGCACAGACCCCCGGGATGATCCGCTGTTTCTGCTCTTCGGTGCCGAAGAGGCTGACCACCCGGGCCGGGCCCACATTGGACTCAAATACCGGGGCGGCGATCATGGGGCTGAACCTGGCCAGGGCCTCGATGGCCAGAACCGCGGTCAGGGCGTCCATGTCCTGGCCGCCGTGGTCGGCTGACAGGGTCATGCCCAGCAGATCCATCCGGGCGAATTGTTTCATCAGATCGTGGGGGAATTCCCCTGTTTTATCGATTTCAACGGCAAGTTCCTTGAAATTTTCACGCCGCCCCATGTCCCTGAGGCTGTCCAGGAGCATGGCCTGTTCTCGGGTTAAGCTAAAATCCATTGGATCTCCTTGTTTATGGTTGGGGACGGGTATAGATCGCATCCATGGCCGCAGCCAGGGGGCGGATATCCGCCATATTTTCTATGCTGAGTATGGTTTCGGCGGTATGGTTCACCGCCTTCGGGGAAGCCTGGGGACAGAATTTCATTATTTTTTGAATGATGTCATCCTGGGTCATGGGATCCCTGGGGTCCCCCTTGGGGATGTCCACCTGCCGGTCAAATGTGCTGCCGTCCTGCAGACGGATCTCCACCCGTGTGGCGGTTTTTTCCGGATAGACGGCATTGAGTGCTTCGTCGGTGGCCACCTGGATCTTATTTGAGAATTCCAGAAGCGCCCTGTCCTCAAGCCGGTTCTCCGTGACCTGGGCCGGGCCCAGTTCGCCGTCGGCCAGGCAGGCGGCCACCACCCATGGGATGGAAAACTGGGCAGACACAAAGGAAGGCGGCTGATCTTCGGCCGCTGCAACGGGTTTGCCCACGGCCAGCTCGGCAATCCCGTAGGTGAAGACCCGGACCGATTCAATCTGCTCTACAGCCAGTCCGTGTTCCCGGCGCAGGCCCAGGGCGGCCTGGGCGGCCCCGTGGGTGTGGCGGCAGGCTGTATAGGGTTTGAAATAGACATCTTCCATGGAATAGGGTTCCCCCAGGTTGGCCGTAAGTTTGTTAAGGTCGGGATCCGCCGCCGTGGTGATTTTGGTGAACCCGCCGTTGAGGTGGGAACCCTCCAGAATATAGGGGGCACCGGTCACCCCCCGTTCGGCCAGCCCCGCCGCCATAAGGCCGCAGGATGCCCCCTGCCCCCCCTGGACGATTTTGACTGTATACCCGCCCATGAGGGTTTCCGCCGTGGATACGGGCAGGACATACCCGGCATTGCCCAGGGCGGCGGCCATGGCGACCCCGTCCAGGTCCATCAGCCGCCCTGCGGCGGCAGCCGCGCCCAGGGCCCCACAGGTCCCTGTGGGCAAAAAACCGCCCAGGGTGTGCCAGGGATGCATGGCCGCCGACACCCGGTTGGCCGCCTCGTACCCCGCCACAATGGCTTCGATGATCTGCTTGCCTGAAAGGCCCCGGTCTTCGGCCAGGGCGAAAGCCGCAGGGATGACCGCGACCCCGGGATGGTTCCCGCCGAACCTCACCCCGTCCTGGGCCTCTATGGCCTCGGCGGATGTGCCGTTGATAAAGGCAGCATGGTGGATGTCCGTTGTAAAATCCAATCCTAAAACCCTGGACCGGCCCCGGCTGCCCAGGCTCCGGATATATCCGGCGGTCTGCTGGACCGCCCCCAGGCTCAGGGACCCGTAGATATTGGCCAGATAGTCCAGAATACAGAGCTTGGCTTTGTGGACCACGGTTTCGGGCAGGGCCCAGTACCGGACGCCGGCGCAGAAATCGGCCAGCACCCGGGTGGGGGCCTGGGCGCAGCTATCGGATGCGTTTGTAGTCATGGGGCCTCCTTATACATATCCTTTTTTTTCGTAGATTGAGATCATGCCGAAGGGATCCAGCACGGTCCTTAACACCTCCAGTTCTTCCGGGGTGGGGGGCTGGGTCTCCTGGACGGTATCCGAAATATTCAGATCCCAGGGGGTGTGTTCAAT encodes:
- a CDS encoding acyl-CoA dehydrogenase family protein, with the protein product MDFSLTREQAMLLDSLRDMGRRENFKELAVEIDKTGEFPHDLMKQFARMDLLGMTLSADHGGQDMDALTAVLAIEALARFSPMIAAPVFESNVGPARVVSLFGTEEQKQRIIPGVCAGDLSVSVCMTEPEAGSDLTNLSTNAEDRGGYFELTGTKVFITGGGLASHYLVYTRFNGVRGYKGIGALLVEKGSEGFSFGPQETFLGLRGMPSCALYFDKVKVPRENLVVKAGDFGQLMLAFDIERCGNAAMCLGIAGAAFEEAQRYAMERKAFDRPICEFQNTQFAMADMAMKLDAAKLLVYRAASGAGQGLPSVYEASMGKCYANEMVKEVTDTALQLFGGYGYSTDYPMERMLRDARAWQVAGGSLQMLRITMASIIFGRRFSQKS
- a CDS encoding MmgE/PrpD family protein gives rise to the protein MTTNASDSCAQAPTRVLADFCAGVRYWALPETVVHKAKLCILDYLANIYGSLSLGAVQQTAGYIRSLGSRGRSRVLGLDFTTDIHHAAFINGTSAEAIEAQDGVRFGGNHPGVAVIPAAFALAEDRGLSGKQIIEAIVAGYEAANRVSAAMHPWHTLGGFLPTGTCGALGAAAAAGRLMDLDGVAMAAALGNAGYVLPVSTAETLMGGYTVKIVQGGQGASCGLMAAGLAERGVTGAPYILEGSHLNGGFTKITTAADPDLNKLTANLGEPYSMEDVYFKPYTACRHTHGAAQAALGLRREHGLAVEQIESVRVFTYGIAELAVGKPVAAAEDQPPSFVSAQFSIPWVVAACLADGELGPAQVTENRLEDRALLEFSNKIQVATDEALNAVYPEKTATRVEIRLQDGSTFDRQVDIPKGDPRDPMTQDDIIQKIMKFCPQASPKAVNHTAETILSIENMADIRPLAAAMDAIYTRPQP